In Phoenix dactylifera cultivar Barhee BC4 chromosome 1, palm_55x_up_171113_PBpolish2nd_filt_p, whole genome shotgun sequence, the genomic stretch cttttttatattaagaagtgttttcttttttatatttgcAAAACTCTTTTCTAAAATCAGCTTTCTTTTTATGGCAAGAGGATAAAGTTTGGGGATAAAGTTTGTCATCTAAATTAAGAagtgttttcttttttatatttgcAAAACTCTTTTCTAAAATTAGCTTTCTTTTTGTAGCAGAAAAAAACATTCACCCCACAACCTTAGATAGGTCGGAGCTTTCCCACTCATTTCACTTAACATTTGATAGAAAGAAAGATACTCGACATAGAGTTCATAAGTGCAATTATAAATATGTGCATGAATAAACTGGCCGCTACCATAATAAATCTTAGAATGGTAAGAATTTCAATTAGTCAAGCTTGTAGTGATGATCAAGAACAACAAAGACAGCCAATATCACCACTTTCTTCTGCATATATCAAGAGCCATATTTTTTGTACATCCATCCAAACTCTTTGACAATTCATGTAAAGAGACTTGTATGCTATAAATTTCATGACAAGAAAGATTCAAATTACAATACTATGATCCTGTAAAGCATTTAGTTGtacattaaaatatttcaaagaaTCGACGAAGAACTTCATCTTTTTGCCAATCAATATCTGTAGGAGCCATAACAAAGTTTGAATTTCGTGCCTGTGAGTGGGACCAAATGCTTTGAAACCCGTTCAAACGTAAGACATTCTTGGAACTCTTGCTTCTTTCATTATGaactttttatatatttaacatttAAATGGATTCTTTTATTTGACTCAGACTATCTTATATATTTAGATTAAGGATGCGCATAACCATACATATGACCATAAATAAAAGCATGCCCTTAGAAGAAGAAAAGTTTTCAACAAGAGTTCGAATAAGAACATCATTGGTAGAACAATTGTCAACTATGATAGTGTATATTTTCTCTATGTCCCAATCCACCACACAATGATGGCATTTGTAAGATTTTCTACAATGTGTAGGGATAGAAGTATTGTGAAGTTCAAGATTTTCTTTTGCAGTATTCAGTCATTGTCAATGAAATATGCCCTTAAGAATAAATATCCAAGCATTTTATTTGAAGTTCAAATATTGGTCATAAGACAGACTCAGTGACATGAATCCTTTAATAACATTTTTATCTTAAGACTTTTATTCCTTATAAATTTTTATGCACTCCCTTTTAATAGTTGTTCGCAAGGCAGATTTGAATCTAGGCTGAAGATTAGTGACAATTTTTCACAAACCTTCGCATTCAATTACTGCTAATGGAAATTCATGCATAATAATCATCATGGATATCCCATCTACTACATTCTTGATCAAATTTTCATGCAGCTAGATTACCAAAATATGGGCCTTCCAATGCAAAAGATGATATCACTtgtatttagtttttttttatatatattttgaatataGAAACTATAAGTGCATGCTTCACATATGCGATCAACTTGGTTTTCATCTCTAGTATGGTTCCAAACTCAGGATTTTATTTTAGTTTCTCTCTTGTAATATTTGCGGAAGGTTTTGAGGTGGTTCCACGTGTCGGACCAACAATGATTCGAGTGCGTACTAGAAGACACATGAAGACTAAAAACAATCGAATTACAGTACCTTTCTATTACAAAATAAGTATTCAAATATTTTGAGGATTGAAAATAGTTGGTTTAGATACCAATTTATGGATTAGGAAAACTAGAAAGCCCTCATGAGATATTAATCTTCCATGCATTCACTCTGAaggattaaaagagtaaaaagaATGGCACATACTACCAATTTATATTATGATACGAAGcatatcaaataaaataaatcttgAATCGAAAAAGAATGGAAAATCTGTTCCTATCCTGGCTTTTGTGACTTTTGCTGCTACTTCTCAACTTCCGGTAGACTACATGAGAATCATAAAGAGTTAAGAACCATAAAAAGTGATTAATATTGTATAACTTCTCCATTCAAGCAGTAAGTTCAACCTGATCAAGTGAGAAAAGCATGGTGAGGACTTTGGAGAGGTTGAGAACGACATGGAGCTTGGAGTCTTTTGGGGACCTATATGCAAGGGACCAGAAAGAGTTTGAATCCATGGTTGTTTGTGTTGCAAAGGGTTGTACAGTCTTTGATCACTGCTGCATCATCCAATTATGAAGATGGATGACTACCAAATACGACACTTTGCATTATATGCTGGACATGGTACATGGCCACTGGATGCCAAACATCTATCTATTTTTGCAATTAGATGATATGATTATGATCGAGAGCTGTACATTCCTCTACGGTGCAAAATATGCACCATAGAGGATCCCAATTCAGAATGAGTTTGGATCCTCTATGATGTGTGTTTAGTATCCTATAGATCTAATGCAGCCCTTGATCACCACCATATAATTCAATTATGGAGATAGACAGTTATCAAATATGACGTATCACTGTTGGATGCCCATAGTTGTCTGTCCCTATGTTGGTGGCAATCAAGGGTTGTATAGCTCTCTACATGCATAATACACACTAATACCATAGAGAATCCAAACTTGTCTTTATAGCGTTGACAATTTGGATACGTTGATTATATTTCTTTGTCATATCACTTTTCTTCTCTACAATCACATTTATTTTCCTAATCTAATTTACTAATTTATGCATGTAACCATCGACTAGATGATTAGAATCCAATATTGACAAGCATGGTTTACTTTTGACAAACAACTCCTAATATTATAGGGTATATGATAGATGATATCCtttatatacatgtatacacgcgcgcgcgcgcgcacacacacacacacacatatatatatatatatatatatatatatatatatatatatatatatatatgtttgcatgcatgcatgtatatacatatatatgtatgtatattatatatatgggCTAAGCTATCAATCTTACAAATTGCTAGCCCAAGTTCAACCTGATTTTAAATCGGGCTGAAAATTCTAGACCCAAGCTTAGCCCAGCCCGTAGAAAATATGCCATCCCACTTAACAAGTGGGTTGGGTCAACAGGCTGTGGAGTGGCCCACCTAATGTTCTTCCCTTACCAAGCACCAAGTGTGTGTATATGCAGAATTGAAATATCAATCATCCCGGTCAATTATGATTAGAACTATTTAGTTCACGcgaagaaaatttttttattgaaatatttttcttgaaaaaataatttctagaaatatgatgcatgagaaaatagttttagcatgtttggttgatcatggaaaGGTGACGCATTCTAAAGTGGCTTATGTTTAGTTGAAcatctatttttttgaaaaagttgaATGAATATCTATTATACTtataacaaagaaaaagactttatccattgattttgatggcttaagagtgcttttggaaaaaaagaacCCCAATTCTCAACCAGTAGGCAAGTAGCTTTTCTATATcttattggtttttttttttatgaaacatGGAAATCTTATTTCCATCACAATGTTACTTTTCTATAAAATATGAGAACCTTATTTCTATAGAAATGCTACTTTTCTAtctctcttctttaaaaacgTCGACCAAATAAGAGTTATTTCCTTGTTTTTTCGTTTACcacattttcttccttcttttctagcAAACCAAGAGGTGTTGTTCGTCTACACATCAGTAACATTTCATATGTCATGCTTGGGTAATAATATACACAAACTTTGAGTATCATTCTAGTTGTGCATCTCCATATTTTCTTCTCTATCATGACATTTAGAAAAATCATGAAACAATCAAGTGAAATCCTAGCTAATCCATAGAGGATAAAGGATATGCTTGGTTGAAAGAAAATATatggaataaaaaaaatattttttcaaattgTCCAAAAATCTAGTAATGAAATTTTCtagtttataatttttttgaaataaaaaataaaaactatttttcaatAAAGATAATTCATTCCTAAAATTTTCCTTTCAACCGATGTAGTCTAGATACTTTCTCTTACACACCATCACATACAGACAAAGTGCCAAATTCTATtactcaaaattcaaaaatctcaaataaaaataatcaagtaGTTTCAACTTAtcaacaaagaaaaatagccaCCACCATGCAAACGGATTAAATGGAACGAGTAGTTATAATCTTAAGGTAGAGTACTTGATCTTTCTTTGCTCTTGGTGCAGCCCGTTAAACCTCCACGACATCAATAAAAAGACAAACTTTTAAGCATATTTGGAATGATGCATTGTCATCGATATTCCAAATAATTATTaaacattatataaatataatgatgattctttatctcaaaaaattatttttaaatatattaaaatactcactgaaataatattattataataatttattGCAGAAATAACGAGCAATAGCAAAAAATAATGGTGTtatctttcctctttttttaattaaataaaataatatttttttgaccaTAAGCCACTCATGATCAGAATTTTGactgaaattaaaatttaaaataaatatttaattattaaaagaAAGCATTAGAGAAGATGATAGTCATTATTTGTGTAATAATGATGAGTTATAAtgagaagtaaaaaaaaatgatatcataATTTTTTATGCCATTTATCCTAATGGATGAGACTATTTAAACCATGCTTTGCTCTCCTTCCAATCataaaacaaaagagaaaaaaatcaaagattttttttttttggtacaatagcAGCTAACACATGATGCTATTAAATTATAGAGTGATGAGTTATATAGGATGCCAtctaatttataatattatttgtCTCTATGTAAAAATGTATAGTCCGACAATAAGCATACGCATTCAAAAGACGGGATAATGTTTGACACCTATCAGCCGCtgttgatgatgatggtgagaaaaaaaaaaaaaaacatgatgttataattttttatgttatttatcTGGATGGACGAGGCCGTCATAACCAAAACCATGCATTTTATTGTTTGAGATCCAAAACCTACCACCGAGTTCtcgaagaaaagaaggaagggcAAAGATAAGGGATGGGGATCCAGCACCAGCTATTAAGGAATGCATCCCTGGCTTCATCCAAAACCTTAAATGCTCTCACTCCCCAGATTCCCCCTGCCCGGATTCCAGGCCACGTTCAATCTTCCAGGTGCAGCACAGCATTAAGTCGGTCTTTCTATCGAACCCCTTTAAATTCAACCACAAACCTCCCCAAGATCAGCACTTTATCCAAACCCAAGCCGAGGTTGGTGTTGTCTCATCCGAGCCGGAGGGTTGGTATTGCGATGGCGTCGTCGGGTTCCGTCCAGAATTCGGAGGAGGAATGGAAGGCGATCCTCACGCCGGAGCAGTTCCGGATACTTCGGATGAAGGGAACTGAGTAAGATTGGCTCTTATTtcatcaatttcttttttttgttgttatttTGGAAGTTTTGAGTTCTTGGGGTTTGAGTaagaatggattttttttttgagtgtttGTTTTGATGTACCATAACATCACGATATTTTGTGATTCTAGTTGTATCTAAATCTGTAGCTTCTAATGTCTGCTGTCCTTGTTGGGTACCGGGAATTCATAAAATCCCTGAATCGTTGGATTTTAGATATCTTCTTCGGTTAAATTTCTTTAATTTACGATTTTTTTCCCATTTAGATCTTTGCCCTATCAACAAGATCTCAACTTTCAAAAGCTTGCAGCTTTGGATGGAGAAAAGGAGGTAGAATCTAATTTTTGGAAATGAAAATTCCATTCCTTTTGCTCCGTACTTTTCATTGTCCTGGTAGATGGTACTTGGCCCTAAGATAACTTCTTCTTCGAGAAAGAAGAACTTTGGAATTAAAGGCTTGTGCTTATCTTAAAAAAATTGTGTCATATCGGGATTTTCCTGAGAGAATGATGTGCCAGTTTGGAATAAACCATGCAAATTTGCATAACTTTCTTGGTTGATATATTTTAATGACACATATCTGGTTCTGGGTTGTTTCTTTCATCAAATTCTTGATGAACTTGGTCGATCCTGATAATTAGCCTTGTTGCATCTAGGTTCATAGTCTATGAATTTGATTTCTTGTAACAATTGTTTGAGCATTTTGATTTTTGGATACTTATGACTTCCTTGTCATCAAAAGCCTGATGTTCCCTTATCAATTGAAATATGGCTTAATCATAATGTTATTGAGTTGAGACCTGGGGATTAAAACTCACTTACTCTTGGCTTTTATGTTGGAAATGTTGGTCTGCCTATTGCCATTTTGATTATCACTTATGCTGTTTGTTTCTTTGTAGCTGGCTTTTGAGAAATAATCTAAACTGTTTGTTTAATTGTTTTCTCTTGGGCTTGTTATCTTCTAGTTTGACTAGGTGCATCTCTTTTCTGATTTGGAATTATGGATTAGTATAATTTGTTTTGTAGTTGGCAGTTTCAGTACTTGTTAACTGGAATATCTGATGGTATGCTGAATTCATCTTGTTTTGGGTTGTCTTATTTACCTAGTCATCTCAGAACCATCAAAGTAATCATTTGAAATATTATACTCCATGTTACTTACTATTTTCCAAGACTTTTTGTTTTACTGTTCCTATCTGCTGAATCGCATGCATTTTGCTGCCTAACATTTAAATTACACAATTGATTTACTTCTTGATTCACTATTTCTAGTGTGCTTGATGATTGGGATGAATGCATATATCAGCTGAAATCACAGGATTGTCAATTAGCATCTACTTTTAGCTTTAAAATCCAGTGGTCTGAATATGTGTGAATGTAGACAATGACCTGTTCACCTATTCATCTTTTTgtactctttattttttattttttttgagctACTTAGCTTTGTATCTTGTACATTGCTTGATTTATTGGATTTTCAATTGGTTGATTCATACTATCTGGAATCTTCTACCTAGAGTGCTGCACCTACTTCGAAATTGCTCCATTATCTTGCTCCTGCACCCGCTTCTTAGGGGCTTCCTTATTCAAAGCTTTCTTAGCGCTCCACTTCCCTGCTCCTGCATTTGAAGCTATTCTTCCACCTGCTCTTGATTCAGGTATCAAAGGATGGTTATCTGTTTTttgtttgatttattttatttgaatattaattatttatattgAGAGATAATTTGCATGGTGATCTGAAACTTCTAGTTTTTCCTTCCATCAACTAGCCTTCTAAGACTCGTGGCAGGCTTCTCTCTTGCTTGAAGATGCCTGGAATACGAATTTGGCTCTGACTCTGGAGGATTGAACTCATGTTAAAAACTGGGCATGAAGATTTTGTTCAATCCTTCCCTATAACCTTCTCAACTTGGAGTTATAATCCATTGCAACCACCATTAAGGCATGTTTGGATATTCTTACAGGGTTGGGCTGAAAATCTTGTAGCAATCGGATTTGTTGGCCCATCTAACTTGCATTTTCTAAGAGCCTGTCCAAACCAAACCTAGGTCCTAGCTTTTGGGCtgcaggaagaaaaaaagatctatggaggtcttttttttttccacaggATTTAGGCCGGGTGGTATTTGGTTGATACAGGCCATGCTTAAATGGACAGCCTAATTCATGAATCCTATAGGATGTTCAGGCAATCCTGTAGGAATATCAAAGCAGGCCAAAAGGCAAAGGCTCTGTTGGTTGGTTTACATAGTAATAATGTCGTCACTTTATTTAAAGGGAAAGAGCACTTGCATGGTTTTGACATTTATTAGATGGTTTTATGGTTAAACTATTTATTCAAGTAAATGTCTTCCAGAAATATTGTTGTTTTTGTTTTAATCAAATAATGAACTTTGCAAAGAAATGTTctctttttaaaataataacatATGGAATATGTGATGGAATTCAATATGATTTTGTGCATCCCACAAATCTGATGGCACAAATCTGATTTTGATGCACATAAGCTTAAAGATGTGATCCATGTAAGTGCTCTATTAGAATCTCATATCGATGTTGCAAATCTCATAATTTTGGGTCAACATTTATTTTTCCCCAAAAGAAAAATGTGCAAGTGATAACTTACATTATCAAGTGGTCTTTTGTTTCTAACTTGACCTCTACTTCCCTCATTTTTCATTTCATTGCACTTGCATATATGTAAATTGCGAGTCTCAAGGCAAGGGAGAGCTTGTTCCACCGTAAGTTAAACCAACTAGTGCTCTTGGTTTTCTCCATGGTTGTTCTGATGGTGAGCTTATACTGATTCATGAGCTTGAATGGATCAGTTTCAAATTTCATGCCACGTATTTGATCTTTATGGTTCATAttactatatttatttttaaaaaagattaaaagaaaGCACGGAGCGGACACTCTAGTAGAACTCAGCCCCGGCCTGCATCCCTCAATCTCAGAAAAATAAATTAGAGAAGGAAATGTGAAAGaataatttaaaacaaaaagaagaggaacgTACAGCTTTGAGATCTTATAATGCCACTTCcactaatttatttataattcagTATATTGCTCATTATATATGACTGGCTGTTGGCTTCTTGAGTAGCTCATAAGTTGAGTCAATTGCTAAACTGACATTATTCATTTCATTTAATGGCTTCAAAAGAATGGAACAAGGCTTGTTACTTACAGCTAAGGCTTAAGATTATCCAATCATTTCACTCAATGGTTGTCCAATTGTCATTAAGGAACCTGAAAAGTACATATGCAACAAAGAGCAAATATTGTAGGACTAAATGTTTAGGGTTAGCATATCTATGTATTTATGTGCATGCACTTGCATGTGGGACCATGAAAAATTTAGGAAGAATGAATACTtccatttcttttttccttcaattTCTTATGTTTTGTTTGCATGCCAAGTCAAGAATTGAGCTTGTTTCTTATGTTAATTGAATATGATGTTGTTTTTCAGATACCCAGGCACTGGTCAATATGACAAATTCTTTGGTGAAGGCATATATGAATGTGCTGGTTGTGGGACTCCCCTTTACAAATCCACTACCAAGTTCAATTCTGGGTGTGGCTGGCCAGCTTTCTACGAGGGTCTTCCTGGAGCTATAAATCGCTCAGTGTGCTTCTTTTCTTATTGTTTTGCAATAATATATTCTTTTTCATGCTTCCCTTCAGCCAATTTATCTGTGTTTACAATAATAGTTTAACAAGGGTGACTTATCTTTTCAGCCAGATCCTGATGGAAGGAGAACGGAAATAACTTGTGCAGCTTGTGGTGGGCATTTGGGTCATGTGTTTAAAGGCGAGGGGTTTAACACACCAACTGATGAACGACATTGTGTCAATAGCATTTCACTCAAGTTCACTCCTGCCTCCTAAGCAGCTAATTTCCTCTCATGTTTATTATATGTGATGCCTTCCTAGATAAATAATAAAGTTGACCTATGTATAAGGATCTATTATCATCAACTGCTTCATATTGTCGGTTTATGAATAAGGATCTATTATCATCCAATGCATCCTATTGTCAATGGAAAGTTATGTAGAACGGCTTCAAACATTCTTTCTGTTGTTCCTCTGAACTGTTTGCGGATCCATGCCTTATTCTCAATCTTCTTAACTGAAGACCcacacaaaaacaaaaacaaaaaaaagaaaagaagaagaagaagaagaaaagtctTAATTGAAGGGACAAATTATGATCAAATATCACCAATCCTCTGTCATGAAATGTACGATGTGCCTCCTCTCTTATTCGAAAACAAAGGGGAGAATCAAAAACCATCAGGGTTCAGGTACTCCAATATCATCTTTTTTGATTCTGGGATCAGAAGTTTTTCCACAGCTTCTTACAAGGGAATATGAAGTTTTCATTTTCTGCAAGAAGAATGCCTGCCATGAGTCACTTGTTCTATGCAGATGATTGTTTGATAGTGGCAAGTCTCATTTGTAGGTATAGTAAACAGTACTATACCACATGTTAATCTTTCAGGTCAGAAGTCATAAACTCGAAGTATGGTCAAGCATCTTGGTATCCAGATGGACAGCAGTAAGTTAGTGTTCCTCATTCCTTTTCCTATAAGAAATCAGCTGCACTTTAATTGGGATGAAAGTTAGCTCCTGCCTCAGAAGCAGCTTGCTTTCTTCTACGGGATATTTTAGCTTTCATTTACAAACAATAAGAGTTTTAAGGGCTTTGTTTTTgaatctgcttttttttttttcagttttctgtaaGGGTAGTTTATGTTAAATGACTTACAGAATGCCTTTGTTGTATCTTCAATTGTCAATGAATGGCATCAAACCCTATATTGATAATTTGGATCTGGCCTGCAGTTCTAGGGTAAAGAGCATGGTCAGAGATAACTTCAGAGGAAACAAAACCTACCTGTTCCTGGATGTAAGCACTCAAATGTGAAGCTTGTCGGTTTTGAAAGTTTCCTTTAGATTGATATGACCCTGATTTTTATGTTTCAAGTCTTTCAGTCTCCAAATTCTAAGCTTCTTTTAATATCGGCAGTTATATTATTTCAACCAGTTCATTCCTGAACAGGTTACAACAGCTGCTGCTTGTTGCCCTCTATTCTGAAGATTttgattgttttttctttttgacaatTTGGTGGAAAACACAATGTTGTTCCACCATTCAATTAGTATGCATGCtagggccttttttttttgaactattatttaaatcagatttacaTTATGGGTCAGAAAAGGATTTGTTATACAGTAGGTTCTAATCAACTAAATCTATGATGATTTAGAGAAATATAGTTGATTAGGTTCCCTAGAATTGGCCTCCAGTAAAGAGGTTTAAATGGAGATTCCTTGGTAAAGTTAGATTCCTAGCAAAAATGATAATGAGGGTTGGGAGGATTTTGGTCTAATGATTCACACTGGTGCAGTtttaaatcttttaatttttttggactGTGAACGTTGCTAATTTTCCCCCGTTGATGGTGATCTTCAGTCTTTTGATCTCTAAGGCTTCAGTCATTGTTCCAAGGCAAATGGCTCAACCAAAGATAGGATGTTAGATACCTTAGACTTTTACTTCATCTACAACTCATCGTCTTTATAATTTTCACTGGAGATTAGTACTGGGCACACCTATTCCTGTGTGCAACAATTGTGCTAAATAACACAACATCAGCTCCAACTCTAAATGCATGCTTAGAGAGcataatatcttttttttaaattatcttGGCATAGCATAATATgttaaatttttactatctgcGAGTTTTTTTTTGCATCAGTTCAAGTCATAACTCTTTCTTTGGACGCAGAGTCCTTTCTTTGGCGTGCTATTTGATGTTTAATCTCTATCAACTGAAAGTTCTATTCCTGCCCCAGTTTCAATGGCTGTTCAATGTTTAGTATATAGTCCTTTACATACTTATGCTTGAATGTGTGCAGAACAGATATAAGAATGTACATAAGTATATGTGTGCAAAATACTATTAAAcaaaagcaaaaaataaaaatacggaATGAATCAAGGAACTAAGGACATTTCCAATACCGAAAAAATCGGCACCACCCATTGATTTTGCACCTTCTAACATCTCGAGACGAGAATTTGCTCATCACGTTCCTTCGCTGCTCTTTCCTGGATTCTTTGGAGTGAATATTGTATAAAGACCGAGTGTTAAATGACAATTAACTGAGGACTGGGCATTATGTCCCCTTCCTTTTCTGGTTCAATGTCTATGTTTCTATTTCAACACTCTCCAATGATTATTAGATAGGCAACAATTATTGCTTTCTGatttgaaaagcatttaaatactattaaacaaaagcaaaaaataaaaataatttttctgaaaatataACCATCTTGCacccaaaattttatttaaattttgatgGATTCTGTGTGCATTTGCATGTGTTCTTTTACTAGTTAAAATATATAGATAAATAGATAGTAGCACCAACTTGTCTTCTTAAAATTGTGTGGACCACCAAGTCATGGAAAGATGAAAGAAACTTTGATCAGATGAGGATTACAATTGCTCATTCTTCCTTGTGTGTTACAAGGTAGCCAACTCAAGCATGCAGTCAGATTGACCATGCTATCCATTAAATTAAGGCTAGAGGTTCCGAACTCGCATCTTAGGAAGTGGGATGGATATGATCCGGCTAAATTGATCTAATTAACTCGATCTAACCTAAACCGATTTGGCCCAATCCAATGTTGGTTGGGTTGGATTTGAGTTGAGAAACTCAGATTAAAGGTCTGATTGGgttaaatttttcataaaatttattttccacattctatgatttattaattttatgaaaatagattttattgaaaataaCCATATAAATGTTTTGATAAaagttatttattttaaattatacacttattttaataaaatttgttAACTAAATATTTGGACTTTCAATCCGATCTTAACCCAAACTGACCTGACCCGTCTGATTTCCATCGCTACTTGCAAAACATAAATATGATGTCACCTTCAGCTGTACCTTTCTAATATCTGCCGAGGTATCTACTTAGGTTGTCTACAGGATTGCTCGTTGTTGGTAGTTGAAACCGTTGCGAGGAGGACTTCATGGTTCAGCTAACCAAATCAAAGACCGAGCTCGCCTGTGAGAGCACAACCACGGCCGCTTCTTCTGAACCCCCCCCCCTCCGATCTGCATCCTAGATCTCAAACCCCTCTCGTTTTTCTATCTTCATCCAAAATCCCAATTTCCTACATAAAATtgcttcttttgattccttatGCTGTACCGACAGGCACCGGTTCGGTACAGGTTCAACTGAGCGGTTccggtcggttcagcataccttgaGTCAAGCCATGTCAACTAAGTTGAGGAGATCCAAGATGACTATTTCATCGCCAATCGATGCTAACCCTATTAGAAATTTCTAGTCATGCAAGGAATACCCATTGAAGAACGGAGTTAGATCACCAAATAAGATTTGCATAAGCTCACTAGGACCTCTATAAGGAGTACGAAGCCCATGACTTGTCAAAGTTGAATTTCTCAAGCCAGGGAGAATTGATGCAAATAGGAGATGCACTAAAAGATAAGAATTGACCCTTAGGGTTATAGTAGAACCAAGCGCATCCAGGGTGATACGACAGCAATACTCATGTTGTCAAAGGATCCGATGATGGATAGCTCATTTTCAAAGCCAACAAACACCCGACGGTGGTCACTCCGCTGTTAGAAGCATCCAAAGGCACGTAGCTCACCATCGGAAGGTTTTCTTCTAGAAACAAACCAAGAAGACTCTCATATGAGCTCGAAGACGTACATTGTTCTAAATAATTTGGAGCGCATATCACCACAAATTCCTAGTAGTCGATCCTGAGTCAAAGACAGACTTGAAGATCTGACAGTAAGAATCCAACTTtagatggcttttgatggcaAATTGACTACCTTCCAGAGCCTTCCGGCAGCGCCCTTCTCACCATCAGAAAGAAATCTCCTTCTAGAACCTCTTTTGGTTAAGATTATTTAGCTTGGCTGTGTTGGGGCTGTAGTTTCAAAATTGTAATCGGATTACAGAGAAC encodes the following:
- the LOC103713395 gene encoding peptide methionine sulfoxide reductase B5-like isoform X2 — translated: MGIQHQLLRNASLASSKTLNALTPQIPPARIPGHVQSSRCSTALSRSFYRTPLNSTTNLPKISTLSKPKPRLVLSHPSRRVGIAMASSGSVQNSEEEWKAILTPEQFRILRMKGTEYPGTGQYDKFFGEGIYECAGCGTPLYKSTTKFNSGCGWPAFYEGLPGAINRSILMEGERK
- the LOC103713395 gene encoding peptide methionine sulfoxide reductase B5-like isoform X1 produces the protein MGIQHQLLRNASLASSKTLNALTPQIPPARIPGHVQSSRCSTALSRSFYRTPLNSTTNLPKISTLSKPKPRLVLSHPSRRVGIAMASSGSVQNSEEEWKAILTPEQFRILRMKGTEYPGTGQYDKFFGEGIYECAGCGTPLYKSTTKFNSGCGWPAFYEGLPGAINRSPDPDGRRTEITCAACGGHLGHVFKGEGFNTPTDERHCVNSISLKFTPAS